The proteins below are encoded in one region of Rhodothermales bacterium:
- a CDS encoding DUF2480 family protein, with the protein MEPIIRNRVAESPIEVFNLEDFQEDARVVDVDLAAFLDGGFILREKAFRDQVKAHDWSFAEGRHVAIHCTTDAIIAPWAYMLIAARLSDVAASVQVGPLDTVRSMVWSRLLAAADFSRFDDRIVVIKGCGNRNVPETAYAEATLHLQRVARKIMYGEPCSSVPVWRRPA; encoded by the coding sequence ATGGAACCCATCATCCGGAATCGTGTCGCCGAAAGTCCCATTGAAGTCTTCAATCTGGAAGATTTCCAGGAGGATGCGCGCGTCGTGGACGTCGACCTGGCCGCGTTCCTGGACGGCGGATTCATATTGCGCGAGAAGGCCTTCCGGGATCAGGTGAAGGCCCACGACTGGTCGTTCGCCGAAGGCAGGCACGTGGCCATCCACTGCACGACCGATGCCATCATCGCGCCCTGGGCCTACATGTTGATTGCCGCCCGCCTGTCGGACGTGGCCGCATCGGTGCAGGTGGGCCCGCTCGACACCGTCCGCAGCATGGTCTGGTCCCGCCTGCTGGCCGCCGCCGATTTCAGTCGGTTCGATGACCGGATTGTGGTCATCAAGGGATGCGGCAACCGGAACGTCCCCGAAACCGCCTACGCCGAAGCCACGCTCCACCTGCAGCGCGTGGCCCGCAAGATCATGTACGGCGAGCCCTGCTCCAGTGTCCCGGTCTGGCGACGCCCGGCTTGA